The following proteins come from a genomic window of bacterium (Candidatus Blackallbacteria) CG13_big_fil_rev_8_21_14_2_50_49_14:
- a CDS encoding 30S ribosomal protein S5 alanine N-acetyltransferase, translating into MSLPSKIRALRIQTPRLILRPLGPEFAPQVLDYHHRNRACFKPWNPRVGTKFFTQEFHRQRLENELQESQAGRLLRLSIFEAQDQNFERVIGHLSLSNIVWGAFRSCFLGYAIDQQVQGKGYMTEALGATVELAFAHFKLHRLEANIMPRNQASIRVVEKLGFECEGLSPKYLKINGVWEDHLHYVLRNGMLE; encoded by the coding sequence ATGTCTTTGCCCTCTAAAATCCGCGCGCTCAGAATTCAGACCCCCCGCCTGATCTTGCGTCCCTTGGGGCCTGAGTTTGCGCCTCAGGTTTTGGATTACCATCACCGCAACCGCGCCTGCTTCAAACCTTGGAATCCCCGCGTGGGAACGAAATTTTTTACCCAGGAATTTCATCGCCAGCGCCTTGAAAATGAATTGCAGGAGAGCCAGGCGGGCAGGCTTTTGCGTTTGAGTATTTTTGAAGCGCAGGATCAAAACTTTGAACGGGTGATAGGGCATCTTTCGCTTTCCAATATTGTCTGGGGGGCCTTTCGCTCCTGCTTTTTAGGCTATGCGATCGATCAGCAGGTGCAGGGCAAGGGCTATATGACAGAGGCTCTGGGGGCGACTGTGGAACTGGCCTTTGCGCATTTCAAACTGCATCGCTTGGAAGCCAATATCATGCCCCGGAACCAGGCTTCGATTCGGGTGGTTGAAAAACTTGGCTTTGAGTGCGAGGGGCTTTCGCCCAAATACCTGAAAATCAACGGGGTTTGGGAAGACCATCTGCACTATGTCTTGCGAAACGGAATGCTTGAATAG